The Gammaproteobacteria bacterium genome has a window encoding:
- a CDS encoding DUF6364 family protein, translated as MTNITLNIDDEVIKKVRKIAIDENSTMTAMIRDFLQSVAERENPEKERKINRLERSFDLLGRDMGKRSWTREDLYD; from the coding sequence ATGACAAATATTACACTAAATATAGATGATGAAGTCATCAAAAAGGTTAGGAAAATAGCAATTGATGAAAATAGCACTATGACTGCAATGATAAGGGATTTTCTTCAATCTGTTGCCGAGCGTGAAAATCCAGAAAAGGAACGTAAAATCAATAGGCTGGAAAGAAGTTTTGACCTTTTAGGGCGGGATATGGGGAAACGTAGCTGGACTAGAGAAGATCTTTATGACTGA
- a CDS encoding PIN domain-containing protein, whose translation MTEGVFFDTNILVYAYDTSDPAKQKIAKDLILKNIRNAQGWLSIQVFGEFFNVVTKRIPEPLTSEEAREAISALSLLKITKMDMKLVYRAIDTHQKYGTTYWDSMIISAAERSKCSRLFSEDFNSSQKYYGIIADNPFL comes from the coding sequence ATGACTGAAGGTGTATTTTTTGACACCAATATCTTGGTGTATGCCTATGATACTTCAGATCCTGCAAAACAAAAAATTGCAAAGGATTTGATTCTGAAAAATATTAGAAATGCCCAAGGTTGGTTGTCGATTCAGGTTTTTGGCGAGTTTTTCAATGTGGTTACTAAACGAATCCCAGAACCCTTAACCAGTGAAGAAGCAAGAGAAGCCATTAGTGCATTATCTTTATTGAAAATTACAAAAATGGATATGAAGCTTGTATACCGAGCCATTGACACGCACCAAAAATATGGGACGACTTACTGGGATTCGATGATAATTTCTGCTGCTGAAAGATCCAAATGTTCCAGACTCTTTTCTGAAGATTTTAATTCATCACAAAAATACTATGGAATAATTGCAGATAATCCTTTTTTGTAA
- a CDS encoding DegT/DnrJ/EryC1/StrS family aminotransferase, producing the protein MRKELLVYGSPAIENAEIEEVIAVMESGWLGTGPKVAQFERDFSEYKEIENAVALNSCTAALHLSILAAGIRAGDEVITTPLTFCATINAIIHAGATPVLADVNPVTMNIDPNEVQAKITSRTKAILPVHFAGRSCDMDALCEIANKHELKIIEDCAHAIETEYHGQKAGTFGDFGCFSFYVTKNIVTGEGGMVITTCEEDAARIKMLGLHGMSKDAWKRFGDEGYKHYQVVECGYKYNMMDLQAAIGIHQLRRVETYWLKRQEIWQSYNEAFADLPITLPAQIEADTRHAYHLYTILIGEQHCGISRDEFLGAMSARNIGVGVHYLSIPEHPYYQQTFGWKPEDYPHAMSIGRQTISLPLSAKLTDKDVTDVIDVVGEVL; encoded by the coding sequence ATGAGAAAAGAGTTGCTGGTTTATGGTTCCCCTGCCATTGAGAATGCCGAAATAGAGGAAGTCATTGCCGTAATGGAAAGTGGCTGGCTCGGTACTGGCCCTAAGGTGGCTCAGTTCGAACGGGATTTTTCCGAGTATAAGGAAATAGAGAATGCAGTGGCACTAAATTCCTGCACTGCTGCTCTGCACCTTAGTATTTTGGCTGCGGGCATTAGAGCAGGGGATGAAGTAATTACTACACCACTCACCTTCTGTGCGACGATTAATGCCATTATTCATGCTGGAGCCACTCCAGTGCTGGCTGATGTTAATCCAGTAACTATGAATATTGATCCGAATGAGGTGCAAGCAAAAATTACTTCCAGAACCAAGGCGATTCTCCCCGTTCATTTTGCGGGGCGGTCTTGCGATATGGACGCTCTATGTGAGATTGCCAATAAGCATGAACTTAAAATTATTGAAGATTGTGCTCACGCTATAGAAACTGAATATCATGGACAAAAGGCAGGTACTTTTGGTGATTTTGGTTGTTTCAGTTTTTATGTGACCAAAAATATTGTCACAGGTGAAGGTGGCATGGTGATCACAACGTGTGAGGAAGATGCCGCACGTATCAAAATGTTGGGTTTGCACGGTATGAGTAAAGATGCCTGGAAGCGCTTTGGCGATGAGGGGTACAAACATTATCAAGTGGTGGAGTGTGGTTACAAATACAACATGATGGATCTACAAGCAGCCATCGGTATCCACCAGTTGCGAAGAGTTGAGACGTACTGGTTGAAACGTCAGGAAATATGGCAAAGTTACAATGAGGCTTTTGCCGATCTGCCTATTACTTTACCGGCACAAATTGAAGCAGATACCCGTCACGCCTACCACCTCTATACCATTTTGATCGGCGAACAGCATTGTGGTATTAGCCGGGATGAGTTTCTTGGTGCCATGTCGGCACGAAATATTGGTGTGGGGGTGCACTACCTCAGTATTCCCGAACACCCTTACTATCAACAGACATTTGGCTGGAAGCCAGAAGACTATCCGCACGCGATGAGCATTGGACGGCAGACGATAAGTTTACCTTTGTCTGCGAAATTGACGGATAAGGATGTGACGGATGTGATTGATGTGGTAGGGGAGGTTTTATAA
- a CDS encoding GNAT family N-acetyltransferase, which translates to MELRIVEERLPSAEEWGRVWEECDYATYYHSREWAEVWQKYTQGKLRPEAKLITFSDGKSALLTFSSQQVLKGLVKQYMLSPAGTFGGWLSASELLESHASILHGYIAANYKNLTWRLNPYNSFEHNLNTKNIKSDETHVLDLKCGFETIYKGWTKGHASAARKARKAGVEIREAITLQDWKDYYEIYEGSLKRWGDSVSSRYDWMLFRNMYDLSSSNIKLWLAIYDDQVVAGALCLYAKKHVGYWHGAASAEYFKMRPVNLLMYEIIKNSSEHGYRWFDFNPSGAHEGVRSFKRSFGAKELVCPVIQVHSFGFKVISRVASIISKVKKA; encoded by the coding sequence ATGGAATTGAGGATTGTGGAAGAACGATTGCCTTCTGCAGAAGAGTGGGGTCGTGTTTGGGAAGAGTGTGATTATGCAACCTACTATCATTCTCGTGAATGGGCAGAGGTATGGCAAAAATATACTCAAGGAAAATTGAGACCTGAAGCGAAGCTTATTACGTTTTCAGATGGAAAGTCAGCGCTATTAACATTTTCGTCGCAACAGGTATTAAAGGGGCTTGTCAAACAATATATGTTGTCCCCAGCAGGAACATTTGGTGGCTGGCTATCAGCTAGTGAACTATTGGAGAGTCATGCAAGTATTTTGCATGGATATATCGCAGCTAATTATAAAAATTTAACATGGCGATTAAATCCTTATAATTCCTTTGAGCATAATCTAAATACTAAAAATATAAAGAGCGATGAAACCCATGTTTTGGACTTGAAATGTGGTTTCGAGACGATATACAAAGGATGGACAAAGGGGCATGCTTCCGCCGCACGCAAAGCACGCAAAGCAGGGGTTGAAATTAGAGAGGCAATTACACTTCAAGATTGGAAGGATTATTATGAAATTTATGAAGGTTCGCTAAAGAGGTGGGGTGACTCTGTATCATCTAGATATGACTGGATGCTTTTTCGAAATATGTATGATCTTTCGTCATCTAATATAAAACTTTGGTTGGCCATATATGATGATCAAGTTGTCGCGGGGGCATTATGTCTTTATGCAAAAAAACATGTAGGTTATTGGCATGGGGCAGCTTCGGCTGAGTATTTTAAAATGCGTCCTGTCAATCTGTTAATGTATGAAATAATCAAAAACTCCTCTGAACATGGTTATCGGTGGTTTGATTTTAATCCTAGCGGTGCTCATGAAGGGGTACGGAGTTTTAAAAGGAGTTTTGGTGCAAAGGAACTTGTTTGTCCTGTCATCCAGGTTCATTCTTTTGGATTTAAGGTCATCTCAAGAGTAGCAAGTATAATTAGTAAAGTGAAAAAAGCATGA
- a CDS encoding MOP flippase family protein encodes MSLTQAAVGGVRWTTLSMILVTITQVIRLVVLGRILGPEAFGLLAMMLVVIGFAELFAQMGLSEAIIQRPNPTDIELSSLYWLNIALGGLLYVVLLLITPAVAALYSTPELNQLLPWVALAFLISPWGVQFKALLQKQLQFKPLAIIEIFAVVVGTVLAIMLAWKGYGVWSLVWGQLAQSSVIALSLVFVGWQRKMLPSFYFNYMAVKSYLSFGLHLMGANVLNYFNSRIDQLVIGVLLGSQALGYYSMAFNLVLQPISKINPVLTQVAFPILAKVSSDKVRLKRGYFRMLDLLTSINAPVLMGVAAMAPVLIPVVLGEQWLPIVPLIQVLALFSLIRSTGNAGGSLLLACGRADWSFYWNLMLFTFIPLTIFIGAKVGGLQGVAWSLLGLQALLLFAWYYSIVKRLLGNCFSGFIGSMIKPVIFAVPMVGVVVGITPLLSTLPAVAQLTLQVLFGGATYVGLYFVFRKEFVKEQLQLFFKR; translated from the coding sequence ATGTCACTTACACAAGCGGCAGTGGGAGGTGTTCGCTGGACTACGCTCTCTATGATACTGGTTACCATAACCCAGGTAATACGCTTGGTAGTATTGGGTCGTATTCTGGGGCCGGAAGCATTTGGTTTGTTGGCGATGATGTTAGTTGTAATAGGCTTTGCAGAATTGTTTGCTCAGATGGGCTTGAGTGAAGCGATTATTCAGCGACCTAACCCAACGGATATTGAACTATCCAGCCTCTACTGGCTTAATATTGCGCTAGGTGGTTTGTTGTACGTCGTATTGTTGCTGATAACTCCAGCCGTTGCTGCTCTTTATTCCACTCCAGAGCTGAACCAGTTACTACCGTGGGTTGCGCTCGCTTTTCTTATTTCGCCTTGGGGAGTTCAGTTCAAGGCGTTGCTGCAAAAGCAGCTTCAGTTTAAGCCGTTGGCTATCATTGAAATTTTTGCCGTAGTTGTTGGGACTGTGTTGGCTATTATGTTGGCATGGAAGGGGTATGGGGTATGGTCACTTGTGTGGGGGCAATTGGCTCAGAGTTCAGTGATAGCTCTGTCGTTGGTTTTTGTGGGGTGGCAACGGAAAATGTTACCCAGTTTCTATTTTAATTATATGGCTGTTAAATCTTACCTGTCATTTGGTTTACATTTAATGGGGGCAAATGTACTAAATTATTTTAACTCCCGTATCGATCAATTAGTTATTGGAGTATTACTGGGTTCTCAAGCACTAGGCTATTACAGTATGGCTTTTAATTTGGTACTGCAACCTATTTCCAAAATCAACCCTGTATTAACCCAGGTTGCTTTTCCCATACTTGCCAAGGTGAGCTCTGACAAAGTAAGGCTCAAACGAGGGTACTTCAGAATGTTAGACTTATTGACAAGTATTAATGCACCTGTGTTGATGGGGGTTGCCGCTATGGCACCCGTATTGATTCCTGTTGTATTGGGAGAGCAATGGTTGCCTATTGTTCCTTTGATTCAGGTGCTCGCCCTATTTTCACTGATACGTTCTACGGGTAATGCTGGAGGGAGTTTGCTTCTCGCGTGTGGTCGTGCAGATTGGTCATTTTACTGGAATTTGATGTTGTTTACCTTTATTCCGTTGACAATATTTATAGGGGCTAAAGTTGGGGGGCTTCAAGGGGTTGCATGGTCATTGCTGGGTTTACAAGCACTTTTGTTGTTTGCTTGGTATTATTCGATAGTTAAAAGGTTGCTTGGAAATTGTTTTTCAGGGTTTATTGGCTCGATGATTAAGCCAGTCATTTTTGCTGTACCTATGGTTGGGGTAGTTGTTGGTATAACACCACTTTTATCAACATTGCCAGCGGTCGCTCAATTGACTCTTCAGGTTCTGTTTGGAGGGGCGACCTATGTTGGTCTTTACTTTGTTTTCAGGAAAGAGTTTGTGAAAGAGCAGTTGCAACTATTTTTTAAGCGGTAA